A stretch of DNA from Sylvia atricapilla isolate bSylAtr1 chromosome 3, bSylAtr1.pri, whole genome shotgun sequence:
AAACACAGCTTTTTCAGTCGTAGATATTTAACTATGctgagttgaaaaaaaaaaatttgcattataCATAGTACAAGTAATGGAACAAAGCCCGCAAGGCTTTGAAGACTAATAACACATTCACAGCCTTGGAAAATACAGTACGGGGAAAAtgtaaatatacaaataaatgctggaaaataaggcaaaaatTGAAAAAGCTTTCATTGGAAGGATGAAAGAGCTGGTctacaaaataaatcaattgTCAAATTTGTTCCTACCTTATATGCCATATATAtccatatgtatatatataggAACATCAAGATGAGAAGACTAGGCCTGAGATtcaaatccttaaaaaaaacccccaaaaacctaTACTGAAAAGAGTTCGATGTTTTGCATGAGTGTTTTGCAAGCAATAAcatcacttttatttcaaatatagaAATATCTAAGGCGAACTTTCTTATACACCAGTATGTATTTCACTCTTCAATTCTCCAGAAAGCACACCAACCTGTCACTGGTGGTGATCTTTTTTACATTTACTGCCTGGAATTGCATGAGCAATTAGAATGGCAAATGAGAAGAAATTCTCCACCCACACTGAGCTCCTCCCAATATTGCAGTCTATATTAACGTAGCAcaattagaaaaatgttttctaaatattGCAATAGGATATGCAGGCGTTCACAAAAGCTATTATTAGATATGGAAGGTTGCAGCACAGACATCTAACACACGGAatctaaattttttaaattggtttgTTCAGGTAAATACACACTCAGCATAATCCTTCACAATGAATCTCATAAATTGTGTTCAATACAGTGCAGAattgcctattttttttctttattatattctattattttactttactcAAATCTGCAAACTTACATCTGTGAAGATTTTTGGAATGTGAAGATTTTGTAATTtcataaaggctttttttttacgTACAGGTCAACTTCAGTTTTGTTGTACAGTGTTATATTAGCACATTTGAGATTTCCACCACAccaataataaaatatttttatcatgtGAAGGTTTCCCAGTTTTCAGATAATCAAGTTTCTTTTTCAGCCTAAGGACAAAGCAAGTAACTACCCACACAGACCTCTACCCTACAAGTCTTCGTATATCCCAAGGTTCATGTAACTGCAAAGAATCAAGagttatttgttttttattacaaatgtatttaatttagaACAGTAGGTTTACAATTTGCTATACTAGTTAAGAGTATTATCTGATAGGCTATATAGACCTTTACTACAACTTAAGAAGGTCAATTTCCCAGAATCTATTTCTTGTATAAACATACACGGCTGCATTAACATAATACAAATATAATGTGAAAAATACattgattaaataatttttatatacttACGTTCACAATGGATTAGGACAGCTCAGAATCCAAATTACTTCAGCAAAGAACACAAGACGTGTTGTCTAGTTTAAACTAATTGTGTAGAACAATTTTGCCATATAAAGGCATACAAGATAATGTAAATTATCCTTAccattaaaatgaatttttaaagaaaataattcaactGTTATACAACTTAAGTAAATAGGGTATTTTTCAAAGGGCAAGAGAAAGACTACTAAGCCAGCCTGCTGAAGTTGTCATCATTTGAAACTGTTCCGGCAAAACTCTTTAGACTGTACACTGGTATAAAACACAACACTGTTACATATCACTTACCTACTCCAAGTTCTAAAATAATATTACTGACATTACTTAAATCTATCATCATAGAAAGTGATCccaatttttcctctcttccattCTCCTGCTTTAGGCAGCTAACCCTATTGCCAACACAAATAGTTCAAGATAGCCATAACTTCCCTGAGAATTCCCAAATTAAATGTAGATCATACTGAAGTACaattgtaaaataaaagcagactAATGCAATGTGAAAATGGAACACTTCAATGTAGTGCTCAAATTCCACTCAATTTGTAATAGCACTACCAATGGCAAATGGAAAACACGGGTCCATGAATAAAAAAAGGGTGACactattacatttttattactgcaTCAACAGAATTATACATTACTGTTCCCCAGACATGTTCACAGCCCAAGAGTGAAAAAAAGGCTCTGAAACACTTAAAAGGCCTCCTTTGTATATTGGTACCTTTTCTCTCAAATACCATACCTTAAGTATCATTAAGTAACCTCATCTTATTATTCCTGAAAAAGTAATTACTTCCAATGTAAACTGATAAATTTCCATTGACTGTACTCTCTGCTATAGCACGACCACGAAGATATTGAGATATGATGATGAATTACTACAGGGAATAATACATAGTAATATTTTACACTTCTGGAATCTTTTCACTCAAAAGCCATAAAACACTGGTGTATCAAGCTGACTTCACAGAtgatgaaaaaggaaatcataaggtgaaatttattttactaCGGGAAATCCTGTAAAAGAGTCATAGCTATATTCCACAGAGTGTggaatgtgttttcatttttgtcctCTGTTTGTGGCAAGTGTAACCTATACAGATAGCAATTAAACTTGCTTAATTCTTGATAATACACCAATGATAcagtttattatttcttaattcTGAAACTTTTGGCCTCTAGTATTTTCTAGTCCTTTCATTTCCTATCAACTTGGCTAAATTCAAATTGGGCACAAAGCACCGAAAATTTTTAGCTGTGCTTtgttaaactgatttttttttattgtctagTAACTGTATATCATATAACTTAATAACTGatacactaaataaataaattataagtCTAACAACTCGAGTTTCTAGTCCTGTTGATAACATAGCCCCTCTGAAAGTTTTCAAAGACAAGGAACTAAGTTCTGATCACTTCTTTAAACTTAAACAAAATCTAAAggtgttttctgtaacattttgcCAGCATTTACTGGCAAAAAATATGTGCTGGGAACAGAGCACATACCTATTTTTTGCAGAACTCAATCTGCCAGACAATGTATAAAAAGTTCACACAGACATCCTGCTATTTCTTTCAAGAGAATAATAAATGTATAACATCAGGCAGATTTATCTATGAGCAAAATCTGTTCCTCTCCAGCTTTGACTGCCCTGAATGAAGTCCTAGGAATACCCAGGTTAACATTCTGATATTCAAAATGGGACCATTAATTTTATGATGATTAATAATAAAACATCACACTTGAGACTGCTTCCAAAGATCTGGCCTTGCTTTTCGTCTCTGTAAGTACCCTGTGTGGCCTATCAGGAAGACATTAAGATTACagaatacaaaaccaaaaaaccatgCATTTGTTAATACATGTGCACTAGTATCTTGGTTTACTCTACTTTCTTTGAGGAATAAGGTTTCCAGAGAAACTGTACAATGAAAACTAAAAGCTATTTAAACTGGCACATCTCTTACTAAGGAGGTACATACTTCCAACTCCTAAGTTATTTTTCTGCTAAttatcacacacacacacacacaaacatagAAAGTAGATTTCATCTTCTTTTGGCCCCCATAGGCTCCACTTTATTCCAGAAGACAAATTCTACTTAATTTtgcctcctctcccagcaaCAGTAAGAGATCCAAGAGAAACTGAAGAATAAAATGCAATAGCAACTTTTAAACAAGTTGGTGCAATGGATTCCTCAACAAATGTGTATCTATAAAAGGCAACTGTGTGATTGCAGCATATGAAGGATGACCATGTACCATTATCTTTAATCCAGCTACTTTAAGCACCTACAGAACTGCATAAGGAAAATTTCTGAGGGATTTACATAAGATGACAACCTTGTTGTGAAGAATCGTATTTGCTGGCATCATTTCTGGCCTAACTTAAATTTCAGCTATGAGACTCAACAACGAATTTATGGGACGTGGCACAGGACAGTGCTGTCCTGCAGCATTCTACTATTAAAGCACAAAATCGTGAATCTGAGTTAAACAAAAGCAACTCTACAAGAAAATTTAAGCCCATTTCTTGAAATATCCCATCCGAACcaaattttttgctgttttcatagGAACTGACCTCAGGGCTTGGTTTGTGTTTTGAGTTTAAATGAAAGCAACACATAGTTTTGAACTAGCCTGAATATTCAGTTCCATAATTCCATCTGCTGGGCACGCTGACTGATTTTGGCAGCAACTCTTTACCTCTTCGTACCTTGGTTTTCCACTCTCTACGGGACAAAGATGACACTGCTGTCTTTTCTGTGTGGGCTTTGGAATACACAGGTACTTGGCAGGTATCTTTACCACCTTTTGAATAAGCAGGGTAAATATCTACCACCTCTATATACCAAGAAGAAAGGCTGAAGTGGAGATATTACTATTAGTAGCAACAGTCAGAAGCACCTTGACTGTAATGCCAAAACAGACTGCCTGTGCACTGCTTCACAAACCAGAAAAGTATTCTACTGACACAGGTGTTTTAGGTAATGTTGCCACCACATTTGtgactgcaaaaaaaaaaaaaaaaaaatagtaagtCATCAGAATGACCGCAGTTAAAAATGAAGTCCTTGGCTGCACTTGCTTTCTTTCCTAATTCAAGGACAGGAGAGATTAAGAATGAACATTGGCATCCAAAACACTACTTAGATATGAGCATTCAAAATACTTTGGATGGACAGGGACATTACATTTGTATTAAACAACTTACTCATAATGCTCAACTTCCGGGAACAGCATTAGGGCTCAAAGTCTACTGCTCAAATCATTGCATACACTTATAACATTTTACTGTCCTGTGTTTTAGAGTCCAAACTACTAGATTTTTATAATTCAGTTCCAAAGTATGTTACCTGCAGATAACTGTAAACCATTTCCCACAGAACCTCTACAAAACTGCCTGCTTAAAACTCCAAGAGATTTATGAATGCTGAGACTGGAATGAACATCCCTTTGCAAATGGACAGatggaaaaaattccaaattaattttcagattaaaGTCATAAACTGACTTTCCTCAAAAACTGGTAGCAgttttgggaagcagaaaaagctTCTACGTGCTTCTGTGATGTCAAAGATGAAATCTCTGTTTGTGGAGGTACAATCTGTAGCAAGAACACACGTCTGCCAAGACTCTGGCATTGATGATATTTTGTCTAGACAGCCTTTGAATGTGACTGACACAGGAACAGTGCACATGGCTGAGCAAACTGAAACTTATGGAAGAGCTTTTCAAGACTTAGTCAAGATACAGGATTTTGGAAATGTGCCTAATATCCTCCAACCATGCCTCCTGGTATCCTCCTCAGGAATCTAACTGGGTTTGTTTCATCAAGTCCCCTAGCTGTCCCAGGGAACAGAAAGATAGATTTGTTTACATAAGATGCTGGCAGTGCCATTTGGATGTGAGGAAATATCCTCAGCAAGTGGAGAGCTCTGCATGCTGGCTAGTCACTGAGAGAGACATTCAAGCCATTGAATTATGTGTTATTTCAAAGGACTGAAGACTGTAAGAAATTGCTAAACCTCTTCTCAACTACTGGGCTTGACTATGAGAAACACATGACAACTATTAGCTAAAGGACAGAAATTACTAGCTGCAGTTGATAACTATTCTAGGTATTTTAGAAAGCACAACATATTTACCTTGACCTTTTGGGCCTCTGAACCATGTACATGCTTTGACAGAAAAGTCCACGTGAACTTGCCATAGACAAGGTTATAATTTGTAGGAAATGATGACTATCATTTACAGTAAAATTTTCACTGTATGACAGCTCTGGTTGACTTAGTCCTCAAGCAGCTGTCAGGGCTAGGAGAAAAGAGATAAAGGTGAAGAAGACTCAAAGAGATAATCAGCTTTTAGCTTTAGCTGGTTCGTTTCCAGTTCAACTGTCACTGAAGTCAACACCTACCCCCCTGACTTACTGGGATTATATTATAACTTCTATTAACCAATATTACAGGCAGTACTTTGCAGCAACccaaaaggttaaaaaaaccaGATTCTAGTTTGTCCTCCAGAGAATGATCAAGCCTTAAGACACCAATTTACAGTTGCAGCAAAAGCACTATTTACTGCTGTGGATCCTCAAAGCTCCAGCAAATTTTTGCACCTACAAAAAAATTACCCTGGCTAAGTGAAAAATACAGTAGACCCTTCTTCTCTGCAAATAAATGTGTACCTCAGTGAACCTTAGTCCTGATATAAAACTTTACACAACTGACCTGCTTGGCGACTAGTTTGGTCTCCAAGCCCACAAACTCAACCTACTGAGTCAGTACCATGCGTGTAGGCAATAGAGGCAATACTCGTGAACCTACAATGAAGTTCTGAGGGAGGTGTTATCACTGGGAGGCACTGAAATACCTGCATTTTGGGACTTTTCAGTAACTGATTTGGAATCGCAAAATTTCTCACCTAATTACACCGTggatacaaagaaaaaaaggtgttttgatCTAGGTACTAGGTGTAAGCTGGGTATGATATTTCTGAACCAGAAACGAAGTTTCTCCTCCcatctcctctcttcctcccgccccctctcctcccacctgCACTAAAGGAACACTTGTTGTGGAGGCAGCAAGCCTAGGAAGCTCAGATTAAAAATAGCCCTGGCTAGCACCTGGTGTTTTCCAGCAGGCCAGCATGCTGGTGACTCTTAGAGATCTGGACCCTTACGAAGAAATACGATGAAATCacatgttttttatttcatacacTCGTTTATGGATTTGCAACCAAAACTAACTGGATCTGGCAAGTTGGAGTTGCCTGGCACTTTTTGCATCACTGACACACTTGCACCTGTCACGGATGAATTCCTCAGAAAGGCCAAAGGGAGCAAGGCATATTTTCACTTTGACAGCACACGGGAGCCAGATGCTGGGCCAGCAGGTTCTGGTGTTCAGTGTCGGCCATCAGAAAAGGCGAAACACATCATCGGCACTGGGGTGGGTGACAGGCCGTCAGGCGCACCTTCCCCACGGCCGCTTACAGGCAGCAGCCGCTCGGCTTTGTCCGTGCCTCTCTCCGTTCAAACCACCCGGCTCCGCGGTGCCCGGCTGGCTCCTCTCACGGCCGGCCCTGCAGCCCCAACATGTCGCCGCCCCGCTTTAAGGTCACCGCATGGCGAAGTCGTCGAGCGCCGGGGGCCGCGATGCGCCCGGGCCGCGGCCGCTCCACGGGCAGCCCGAGGGAGGGGGCAGGGCCACGGCCGCCGCCGAGGGCACTTACCAGGTCTATGAAGGTCAGAAATTTCCAGCTGCCTCCATAGGTCTGATGCGCGGGCATGTCAATGGCCTTGTAATTGCACAGGATGGAGCAATAGGACAGGAGGATGGCGGCGCGCAGCACCTGGCAGGGCACCAGCGCCATGTTTGCGGCGCGGGGCGCGCTTCCGTGTGCCCGCGTctgtgtccgtgtgtgtgtCCCAGTGCCCCGCGTGTGTGTCCGCGTGTCCCggcgtgtgtgtgtgtatcccTGGGCGTGTGTGCGCGCCGTGCGGGCGGGACTCCGAGcgcccccgcggccccggccgggGCGGAGCGCAGGGCCCGCGcggtgcggcggcggcggcggcggggccggggggccGCAGGGCCGGGCGAGCGGGCTCGGGGCGCTCCCGAGCCTCAGCTCCgcgcccgggccgggccggaggAGGCCGGTGGGAGCACGAGTTAATTGCAGAACCCGGCAGCGCGCCGGTTTTCAAGCGAGAACTACGATGGCTCAGCAATTACGGGTTATGGTTGCCTCGCTCAGAGGAACGCTGTGGTTTCGGTGCGCCCCCGGGGCCGGCGACCCCCCCGCGGCCGGCGCTGCCAATGGCCCGGCGGAGGAGGCGCCTCCGGCCGGCGGCGGGACGCTCGGGACAGGAGCGGGGCAGCGGCCAGGCTCCGGCCGTCTGCCGCTCCAGGGCTGCCCTCCGTGTGTCGGTACCCTTCGTGTGTCCATACAGCAGCTCTGCCGGGCGGAGCATTTGCTCCGCCCTCTGTGTTCCTGAGGCGCCTTCAAGTCTCAGTGTTTCAACTCGTCCCGCTCAGACCTTTGCTGGAAGTGGGCTCTCCCATGCTCCCATGCCCACAGGTCCTGTGAGATGGGAGCCTCCTGACCCTTGGGTTGAAGTGAAGCACCCCATTATAAGGCATGATGCCCTGAGTCATCATACCAAGGGACTGGAGCATGTCTCTTACAGGGAAAGGTtcagggagctgggcctgttcagcctcaagaagtGATGACTGGGAGGGGACCTCATCAGTGTCTGTGAGTATCTTAAGGGAAGGTGTCAACAGGATGGATTCAGGCTCTTCTTGGTGGTGCTCAGCAGTAAgacaagaggcaacaggcagaaactgatgcataggaagttccacctgaatatgaggaagaacttcacTGTGTGGGTGATGTGctctggaacaggttgcctggGGAGGTTGTGAAGTCTCCCTGACTGGAGATGTTTgagaaccatctggacacaatcctgtgctatgtgctctaggatgaccctgcctgagctgggaggttggaccagatgatccactgtggtcccttctaacccatcccattctgtgattcagtgattctgtcCTGTTAGCAGAGGTTTGATCACCACAGGGATCCTTGATACTAGGAGAAATCAAGGGTGGCTCATGTTTGGACTCCTACaccttaaaaaagaaagctcttAAGGTGCTTCATTGCAGGGTAAATATTAAATTGCTCCACCCTCtggaaaagttattttaaagagaaaaaaccccacagtgaTAGACAAACCACTTCTATAAGCACCATCTCCCTAAATCTGTcttatgaaataaatatttgaacaaTAAGGTGCTTTATCATAGTTAAGCTACTGGAAGGCAAAAAGAATCAATGATTGTGCAATACATTCCCTGCTTCTATTCCACGAAGTAAAGTCAAAGCCTTTTCATCTGATATCAACTGTGCTCAAGTTCTGCTAAAATTAAGGGCTTTTAGAACACATGCTAGCAGCTATCCTCAATGAATTTAGAACTGTTCAAGGTCTCTGCTTATGCAGGGAAACTGTCATAACTGTATAAAGAATCCTCTAGAAGCATGAAGCATGAATTTAGCACCAGGTGCTTTAGATAATCTTATCCATTAGTTCAAAGACCCAGCAAGCAAATTGTGCAATCACACCTTTGTTTGTGGCACGTGTTTTAGTCTTGCAGGCTAAAAGTCTTGCAGTCTCCCTGAAGCCCCAAGGTGCAGTATAAGAGTCATCTGAGTGTCATTTAATGGTCTGCAGTACAACGGGAGACCAGACTAGTAACACTATCAGTGTGACCCAATAGAAGGGAGGCTGTAAAGCAGCATAGTTGCTGGTGAAGACCTGATGTCTGTTCTGTATGCATGGAGGAGGTTTCACTTCTCTGGACCTGTAAATATTCATTAGTGGCTGAGGTGCATTAAGTGAAAGCCTGGAGTACAccttctgttttggttttattcaaaAGGAGTCCAGCTTGCTTTCTGAAACTGTGTCAAGTAGCAAAAGCTCTCAAAGGGAAGTTACTCTGTGCAGAACTCTACAGCACAACTGATTAAATATCCATGCACACCTTTGTGAGTTGTGATCAGCCTCTTGACAGGAAGAGTTTGGGCCTGTCTAAGCCTTAGACAGTCCAACCCCTACTTTTCTCCTGCAACCCTCCTACAATATACAGGCACTCACTCCTCTCTGTCAACAATGAGGTAGTGCAAACACTGACACTCCTGACCATAACTTGATAACCACCTTTAGCAGTTTGCATTTCAGTTGTGTGTAGTTTAAACAGTCTCCAAGGTTACAGCACCCTCAAAActtctttaaaactgaaaaacccCGCAGGGATTTTGGAGCCCCATTtgaacatttttcagttttactctCCACTCTTCAATAGACATCTCAACAAGGCTCACAGAAAATCTTAATCTCATTAGGAAAGCTTTCACTCAGCCTTGTAAGCCAAGGTGAAAGTCTAAATGAAGCAGAATGTTGCACATTATAACACTCTTGTTCcccattctttttttctatcaATCAAGAAAATCTCAAGGCAGGCTAACTGTTGTGCCAGGCCCAGCCAAGCTTCTTCGTGGTCAAAAACTCTTCTTTATTATGCATTTCTAATCCTTGCCTTTAAAAGGAAGCATAAGTCTGTTGTAAGTGGGTTCTATGTGCCTGTGTCCTTTCTAAAAGAGTATTCTAATAAGGACTAGATTAGATTGGAGGCTGTCATTAGCCTGTATGTGCTGCTGTTGACTTCATACTCTGTTTATTGAGAGACAAGCAGTAAGGTCTTCTTGTGACTGTCATTGAAGTTGGTCTGCATggattttatttggattttattttcctttggatttggtcataaatatttttcagcaaagtAAAATTTAGAAGTTTACTGCTTTGCCCTTTACATTGCTATATGaatgtgactttttttgtaCTTTGGTAAAATGTGTACGTTTCAGGTTTTGGATTAAATGCTTAAATCATAGTTAGGTAGACTTTAACCATGTAAAGTCAGATATTCATGGCTACCCTGTCATTTTCCAGATCCCAATgtttaaatacatatttgtatGTAAATTGTGAAAAGACTCAATTTTAATAAGCCACCTACTGTAAAGTTACTTGAAAGTGGGATTTTGACACAGGTCATAGTTGTCATTCAGTTGAGATGAGAGATGGCATTAGAAAGGAGAAAGACTTCAAAGTGCTGGTGTGTCTGGGATGGGAGAAGGGCTATCTTCCACAGAGGAGGAAGCAAGATGCCTAAAAATCTGTCAGAGAACtgagtggaagaaaaataaaaagggaggtTCCCATGCAATTATATAAAATGAGTAGCATGGTGTTCTTCCTACTTGGAACCTTGACAGAATGAAGCGTAACATCTTGGAATCCAAGTTTTGATCTTTTCTAGGCAGGCTAGCAGATAAGAACGCTGAAGGAATTTTTGGtggattgttttggtttggtttgattgctttttgtttggttggggttttttgtttgggtttttttttgtgtgtgtgtgtgtgtttttcttttttttttccttttttttttgggagaagagtttgttttgtgttttgttttgcttgggtttttttttagtggttttgggttttgtttgttttccattttttaaaacaaacaacatttGAATTTctgaacagcattttattttgtcagtaTTAAAAGATATTGGTGAATTATCTGTGAGAGAGATTTTGAAACCCACAATGTGCCTTTCCGTAATTGCTTTAAATGCAGATTAGTTGTCTACAAGGAATTATGCCACAAACACTTCCCTccaaagtaataataataataataataataataataataataataaatggtTGTACATGTAGGAAATTGGTACTACTGCCTCAACACAATGTACTCATGGCAAGGCACCTGATACTGCAATTTCTAATATCTGAGGCATAGAGTACAAATTGTGCCAAGGTAAGTACTTGGATGTGTGGGAGTGTGACTCCCACATAAGCAGACATGCAAAAATTAAGCTTTCTTGCAAGGAACATAAGTGAAATTACCAAAACATTGCAAGTTAAAAATCAACAGGAAATTGTTGAAAAACCTTCTCAGTGCCTAAGAGAAGAGGTTATGAAAATGTTCTCAGTTAATATGTATGTGTTTAATATGTAGCTCTTCAGTCGAATAAAGTACTGCTTGGCTAGAAAATGGCCTCAGGTATCAGGGGAGGATTTAACTCGAAGTGTTTGGTAAAGACAGATGCAGTAACTAGGCCTGTTGTTAAAAGTACTTATAAAGTTTAGGCaactttttattcttcatttacTTTGAATGAGTATAAATTACCTACATAATAAAGATTGAAGGGTGGAGGAAAagagataataaaaattaaaagacttCTTTCATACCTGGTATAAAGAGCAAAGTGTTTAGATTTCTGGAACTACTTGGTTTTCCAATGACTGATTATTGCCAATTTACCTTCACATTTAGGTTTAAGAATTACAGCGAAGTTACTCAGTTGGCATATTTTATACGGCATATTGTACTATAAATCTATCTATATGTGtttaacaacagaaaaaaaagctggagcagagatgaccAGGAGATTAGTGAAACAAAGCTTGCGGCAGATGGAAATTGAATTGTCCTCTCTGCAAGTTAAACTTGGCTTTATCCTGAAAAAACATGAACTTTCTTGCTATAGAGAAGAAATGAGTGAAAAAAACTTTCTATGTTCATCTTCCCCCCTAAATTATAGTGCCCCAAAGGGATGATTCTTATAAAGAAAAGAATGTGCCTTTTTGTACAGTCTAGGAATTTTGAATATATAAGTGTTGCAGGGACTGTGTAAGCAGATTAACTTTTCTCCACGTTTGGATCACATAGTTTGTGTGTAACAAAGCTATTTCTCAGCTAGGATTTAATATCTCAGTTTCATATGCTTTCTGTTGAGTACATTGGATAGTGTGAGGGCCAAAAGGGAAGGTCAGTACCAGGCCCTGAGGCACAGCAGTGTGCTACTGACTGGGAGCATTCCACCTGCCCACAGATCATATGGTCCTCTGTAAACTAGAGCAAACCCTCTTCTGCTGAAGCATGCAGTCTCACAAAAGGATGTGGCTTTTGGGAAATGGTTTAGGAGCATGCACTGCACAGTTAAAAATTATCTGCTGTCCTGTTTTAAGAGCTTATTCCTTACACTACATCTAGCTCTTTGTCAAGTTCTTTGATTGAGCTGGatattagcaccatgctctaaccAACTGAGCTAATCTTGGGGTCAGAagattcacagaatattctgagttggaaggaacccacaaggacCATCGAGTTCAGCTCTTAAGTAAATGGCCCATACAGGGGTTGAATCCACAACCGTGGTGTTTTTTAACCTTAGTGTATGCATTGTTGTTTAGGAATATCCATGAACAGtaaaaaagcagaactgtttGCCATGGGGAAATATGAGTCAGTTCCTTATTCATTAAAAAGTACCAATTTTCCACAAATAATtgtaaaggcagaaaaattaaCCCTGTGTGGAACTGCACACTAAGGATCTGCCTTCTCTTCTTTTGATAGAAGACAATCCTGGCATAAGATTTTTTACTAGTTACCATTGAAACACATGAAATTCCATCTGAATgtaagaaaatgctgtttacTCTCAGATTGGTTGCACATgggaacaggttgcccagataGAGTGTGGATTCTGTATCTGTGGTGGTATTCAAAACCCACCTTGACATGGTCATGGGCAAACTGCTGTAGTTGACCCCACTTGAGCAGGGTGATTCAACAATATGTTCTcaaaaggtcccttccaacctcaacagGTTGATGTGGTGTGATAGTGTAAATGGAgatacatttacatttacatttagtGATTAATGCACAGCTCACCAAGTCTGCCTGAACTTTCTAGATTAAAAGTTgttaatttgtaattttaacaATTAATTTAAGCTGCTAACGCTAAtgattaattaaaattcttagATTTAAGAATTaacaataaattatatttttgacTGTTAAAGTAATTTCTCAATGGCTTCAATCCCCTAAGTACATCTCCATGCTACCTCCTCTGAACACCTGGGCAAAGGAGTTAGTAGGAGAAGAAGGAATGGGAGTGGTGCTCCACACCACTTATGTAGCAGTGCTTgcataaaagaaattatatatttg
This window harbors:
- the AIG1 gene encoding androgen-induced gene 1 protein isoform X2; translated protein: MALVPCQVLRAAILLSYCSILCNYKAIDMPAHQTYGGSWKFLTFIDLGRP